The following proteins come from a genomic window of Enterococcus gilvus ATCC BAA-350:
- a CDS encoding BglG family transcription antiterminator: MRQEKIVEYLYAKKHAIAPKALAAEFQISERTLANDIKWLKDIGAAEGFTIERIRSAGYQLNILDSGRFRSYLSQSKQQERVDNSSPQERIKNIELLLLFNEDYITMQQIAEWLDISLSTVKADIKQVEQFCEQYELSLFSKAHYGLKILGTETRKRRAILYLIRNTIHTPVLTEKYKEFNFVFDETDLRQFLQEQLQRNQLKISDIVFENIVQHIRLLSFRIMQNNTLSHEEIEEPAIVDGYDRLTEELVSYLETTYHLAFSKEEKRYLEEQLRGKFAVLDDVVSNQSLRSSIEKALDFVDRQYHTQFRNDQELANALLMHVAPLLQRLYTGHQLENPLIEDIYTQYANVFNVAMVFINELNKDLDADISKDEIGYVAIYFAASLEKQSNQVIEDYQKIAVICSTGGGAAYLLKVNLERLFSNAEVSTFALNERDQIDSSFDLVISTVPLNQAVFEIPIIYTKTILSHAEITKIEKDLNLLRESQNKLFDVHHVILSLFDPEWFQIQEGGNAYLQLLENEGARLEEAGWVEAGFKESVLRREKMIDTIYQHGVAGPHPMEQAAIKEVIDVVLLKKPLTYRDKQVRIIFLITIKKDHLNLHKEISRLMIKMMDDPSLELQLAKITNFQDFVSYMKSLMKEG; this comes from the coding sequence ATGAGACAAGAAAAAATTGTTGAATACTTATATGCGAAGAAGCACGCGATTGCGCCTAAGGCATTAGCGGCTGAATTTCAAATATCCGAACGCACACTTGCAAACGATATCAAATGGTTGAAGGATATCGGAGCTGCGGAGGGCTTTACGATCGAACGGATTCGATCGGCGGGTTATCAATTGAACATTCTTGATTCGGGAAGGTTTCGCAGCTACTTGTCCCAGTCAAAGCAGCAGGAGCGGGTGGATAATTCCAGTCCGCAGGAGCGAATCAAAAACATCGAATTGCTGCTATTGTTCAATGAAGATTACATTACGATGCAGCAGATCGCGGAGTGGCTGGACATCAGCTTATCGACGGTAAAGGCCGATATCAAGCAGGTGGAACAGTTCTGTGAGCAGTACGAGCTGTCCCTTTTCAGCAAGGCCCATTATGGCTTGAAGATTCTTGGGACAGAGACGAGAAAACGGCGGGCGATTCTTTATTTGATCCGAAACACGATCCACACGCCGGTGTTGACGGAAAAGTACAAAGAGTTCAACTTTGTGTTCGATGAGACAGACTTGCGCCAGTTTTTACAGGAGCAGCTTCAGCGCAACCAATTGAAGATCAGCGACATCGTCTTTGAAAATATCGTTCAGCATATTCGGTTACTCAGCTTTCGGATCATGCAAAACAATACATTGAGTCATGAGGAGATCGAGGAGCCGGCGATCGTAGATGGGTATGATCGGCTGACGGAGGAATTAGTCAGCTATTTAGAAACAACGTATCACTTGGCATTTTCTAAGGAAGAAAAAAGATACCTTGAAGAACAGTTGAGGGGCAAGTTTGCGGTATTGGACGATGTGGTCAGCAATCAGTCTCTACGGTCATCGATCGAAAAGGCACTGGATTTTGTCGATCGGCAGTACCATACACAGTTTCGCAACGATCAGGAGTTAGCCAACGCGCTGCTGATGCACGTGGCACCGTTATTGCAACGGCTTTACACCGGCCACCAATTGGAAAATCCTCTAATTGAAGACATTTATACGCAATATGCCAACGTGTTCAACGTGGCGATGGTTTTTATCAATGAATTGAACAAGGATCTGGATGCGGACATCAGCAAGGATGAGATCGGCTACGTCGCGATTTATTTTGCGGCGAGTTTGGAAAAGCAATCCAATCAAGTGATTGAGGATTACCAAAAGATCGCGGTGATCTGTTCGACTGGTGGCGGGGCGGCGTATCTGCTAAAAGTCAATTTGGAACGATTGTTCAGCAATGCGGAGGTCTCGACCTTTGCGCTAAACGAGAGGGATCAAATTGATTCAAGCTTTGATCTCGTGATTTCGACAGTTCCGCTGAATCAGGCGGTCTTTGAGATCCCGATCATTTACACGAAGACGATCCTTAGTCATGCAGAGATCACAAAAATCGAGAAGGATCTGAACCTTCTGCGAGAATCGCAAAACAAGCTCTTCGACGTCCACCACGTCATTCTCAGTCTATTTGATCCTGAATGGTTTCAAATCCAGGAAGGCGGCAACGCGTATTTACAGCTTCTTGAAAATGAAGGCGCTCGCTTAGAGGAAGCGGGCTGGGTCGAAGCTGGGTTCAAGGAAAGTGTCCTGCGGCGGGAGAAAATGATCGACACGATCTATCAGCATGGGGTCGCTGGACCGCATCCGATGGAGCAGGCGGCGATCAAGGAAGTCATTGATGTGGTTTTACTGAAAAAACCGTTAACCTACCGAGACAAGCAGGTCCGAATCATTTTCCTGATTACTATTAAAAAGGACCATTTAAATCTTCACAAAGAAATCAGCCGCTTGATGATCAAAATGATGGACGATCCGTCATTAGAACTGCAATTGGCAAAAATAACGAATTTTCAAGACTTTGTGTCTTATATGAAAAGCTTAATGAAAGAAGGATAA
- a CDS encoding DsrE family protein, giving the protein MKVVFHVDELGMIREARHNIEYVLLTEPEAEIVLLMNGEAIQGYLLPRVIKFMKEYPHVTYQACHRSMRNFHVRSKQMHDQVDIVESGVIALVGLQENGYSYIKC; this is encoded by the coding sequence ATGAAAGTTGTTTTTCATGTGGATGAGTTAGGAATGATCCGAGAGGCTCGGCACAATATCGAGTATGTGCTGTTGACGGAGCCGGAGGCAGAAATCGTGTTGTTAATGAATGGTGAAGCGATCCAAGGGTATCTATTGCCGCGGGTGATCAAGTTTATGAAGGAGTATCCTCACGTGACCTATCAAGCGTGTCACCGTTCCATGCGGAATTTCCATGTGCGTTCGAAGCAAATGCATGATCAAGTGGACATTGTTGAATCCGGGGTGATCGCTCTAGTCGGGCTGCAGGAAAACGGATATTCGTATATCAAATGTTAA
- a CDS encoding glutamate decarboxylase — protein sequence MLYGKKDRREASYLEPIFGSRNEEETLPSYRLGEQSIEPRIAYQMIKDGLLDEGNSRQNLATFCQTFMEPEAVKLMCETLDKNMIDKSEYPRTAEMENRCVNIIADLWHAKGPEKFVGTSTIGSSEACMLGGMAMKFAWRKRAEKLGVAVQAKKPNLIISSGYQVCWEKFCVYWDIELREIPMSEDHLSLDVEKALEAVDDYTIGIVGILGITYTGQYDDIQKLDQLVEEYNQQTDHKVYIHVDAASGGLYAPFVEPALVWDFQLKNVVSINTSGHKYGLVYPGVGWVVWRDEAYLPEELVFKVSYLGGEMPTMAINFSHSASQMIGQYYNFVRFGFDGYQSIHQRTHDVAVYLAKEIGRSRHFEIINDGTQLPLVCYKLAEDTNRSWTLYDLSDRLLMKGWQVPTYPLPKKLDKQIIQRIVVRSDFGMNMAHDFVEDLKAAIKELEHSHLVFHEETERKNYGFTH from the coding sequence ATGCTTTATGGAAAGAAAGATCGACGAGAGGCCAGTTATTTAGAACCCATTTTTGGGTCGCGAAACGAAGAGGAGACGCTGCCGTCCTATCGGCTTGGCGAACAATCGATCGAACCGCGGATCGCCTATCAAATGATCAAGGACGGATTGTTGGATGAAGGGAATTCCCGTCAGAACTTGGCAACGTTTTGTCAGACTTTTATGGAGCCGGAAGCGGTCAAGCTCATGTGCGAGACATTGGATAAGAACATGATCGACAAGTCCGAATACCCGCGTACCGCCGAAATGGAAAATCGCTGCGTCAATATCATCGCGGATCTGTGGCATGCGAAGGGGCCAGAGAAATTTGTCGGGACCTCCACGATTGGTTCCTCTGAAGCGTGCATGCTCGGTGGGATGGCGATGAAATTCGCCTGGCGCAAGCGAGCAGAGAAGTTGGGTGTGGCGGTTCAGGCGAAAAAACCGAATTTGATCATTTCTTCAGGCTATCAGGTGTGTTGGGAAAAGTTTTGTGTCTATTGGGATATTGAGCTGCGAGAGATCCCGATGTCCGAGGATCATTTGTCACTAGATGTCGAAAAGGCGCTGGAAGCGGTGGACGACTATACGATCGGGATCGTTGGGATCTTAGGCATCACCTACACAGGACAGTACGACGACATCCAAAAGCTGGATCAATTAGTAGAAGAATACAACCAGCAAACGGATCACAAAGTCTATATCCATGTCGATGCAGCGTCAGGCGGGTTGTACGCGCCTTTTGTTGAACCCGCATTGGTTTGGGATTTCCAATTGAAAAATGTGGTCTCCATCAACACGTCGGGGCATAAATATGGACTAGTCTATCCTGGGGTCGGCTGGGTCGTCTGGCGGGACGAAGCGTATCTGCCAGAGGAATTGGTGTTCAAAGTCAGCTACCTTGGCGGAGAAATGCCCACGATGGCGATCAATTTTTCCCACAGTGCGTCGCAAATGATCGGACAATATTACAATTTTGTCCGCTTTGGCTTTGACGGGTATCAGAGTATCCATCAGCGCACCCATGACGTCGCCGTCTATTTAGCCAAAGAAATCGGACGGTCACGGCATTTTGAGATCATCAACGATGGCACGCAGCTGCCGCTGGTTTGCTACAAGCTGGCGGAGGACACGAATCGGAGCTGGACCTTGTATGACTTGTCGGATCGGCTGCTGATGAAGGGCTGGCAAGTGCCGACCTACCCGCTGCCTAAAAAGTTAGACAAGCAAATCATTCAACGAATCGTCGTACGAAGTGACTTTGGAATGAATATGGCCCACGATTTTGTCGAAGATCTGAAAGCGGCGATCAAGGAATTGGAACACAGTCATTTGGTTTTTCACGAAGAGACAGAACGGAAGAATTATGGCTTTACTCATTAA
- a CDS encoding Na/Pi cotransporter family protein, protein MSYQEMLFTFLGGLGIFLFGIKYLGDGLQKAAGNRLREILNRFTSTPFRAVLAGLLVTGVIQSSSGTTVLAVGLVSAGFMTLRQAIGVIMGANVGTTVTAFIIGFNLSEYALPIIGVGAILLFFAKRPSLQSIGQILFGFGALFYGLKLMGSAMDPLKELPQFNDLMISVSHHPILGVGIGTLLTMVLQSSSATIGILQQLYMQGSVTLGAALPILFGDNIGTTITAVIACLGASVAAKRTAASHVIFNLFGAVLFTILLTPFTGVVVMIADTLGLNPAMQLAFAHGLFNLSNLAIQFWFIPQIEILVKKIVPGSEKNLNIRPVTLSEPIIHTSSVMAIEQAKGEIVQMGHYVISSLEAARKYYHENKEEWHDDAQQYEDAINQCDIELTEYLVKISMAELSPLESQEQAMLLEFTKDFERIGDHSMNILRYVEESIALEEKQRAKDKRNKTSTTNGRQTFLLQDEDLERLFDKVLKNVRDALQVLENDDIALAQKMLERETEINQLVELLRKKYIRLMTKGEGRAADGVLLIDISSNLERSSDRTLHIAKYIIGNKYNFKYDTSNFHYEVPEEPAETPLTNTSEVLD, encoded by the coding sequence ATGTCTTATCAAGAAATGCTTTTCACCTTTTTAGGTGGATTAGGAATTTTTCTTTTCGGGATCAAGTATTTAGGAGATGGACTTCAAAAAGCAGCTGGAAATCGGCTGAGAGAAATCCTAAATCGTTTTACCTCAACGCCTTTTCGCGCTGTACTAGCAGGACTGCTGGTCACTGGAGTCATTCAAAGCAGTTCAGGGACGACCGTTCTAGCCGTTGGTCTGGTCAGTGCCGGCTTCATGACCTTGCGACAAGCGATCGGTGTGATCATGGGTGCCAATGTCGGGACGACTGTTACCGCTTTCATAATTGGGTTCAACTTAAGTGAATATGCCCTGCCGATCATCGGTGTTGGGGCGATCCTGCTCTTTTTTGCAAAACGCCCCTCGCTTCAATCGATCGGACAGATTCTTTTTGGCTTCGGCGCACTTTTTTATGGATTGAAATTAATGGGTTCCGCAATGGACCCGCTAAAAGAACTGCCGCAATTTAATGACTTGATGATCAGTGTCTCCCATCACCCCATTCTCGGTGTAGGGATCGGGACCTTATTGACGATGGTCCTGCAAAGCTCCAGTGCCACGATCGGGATTTTACAGCAACTCTACATGCAAGGAAGTGTGACCCTTGGTGCGGCACTGCCGATTTTATTTGGCGACAACATCGGCACGACCATCACCGCTGTCATCGCCTGCCTTGGCGCCAGTGTTGCCGCAAAAAGAACGGCTGCGTCTCACGTCATCTTCAATTTATTCGGGGCTGTCCTGTTTACGATCTTGTTAACGCCCTTTACCGGAGTCGTTGTAATGATCGCGGATACCCTTGGGTTGAATCCCGCCATGCAGCTGGCCTTCGCTCACGGTCTCTTCAATCTTTCAAATTTGGCGATCCAATTCTGGTTCATCCCGCAAATTGAAATCCTCGTGAAGAAGATCGTTCCTGGCAGCGAGAAAAATTTAAATATTCGCCCAGTTACGCTGAGTGAGCCGATCATCCACACGTCTTCGGTCATGGCGATCGAACAAGCCAAAGGCGAGATCGTCCAAATGGGGCATTACGTCATTTCTTCTTTAGAAGCTGCCCGAAAATATTATCATGAAAACAAAGAAGAATGGCACGACGACGCCCAGCAATACGAAGACGCGATCAATCAATGCGACATTGAATTGACCGAATACTTAGTGAAAATCTCCATGGCCGAGCTTTCGCCTCTAGAAAGTCAAGAACAAGCCATGCTTTTAGAATTCACCAAAGACTTCGAACGGATCGGGGACCACTCGATGAATATCCTGCGTTATGTCGAAGAATCCATTGCCTTAGAAGAAAAGCAGCGGGCAAAAGACAAGCGCAACAAAACAAGCACCACGAACGGACGACAAACCTTCCTGCTTCAAGACGAAGACCTGGAACGCCTATTCGATAAGGTCCTGAAAAATGTCCGCGACGCCCTTCAAGTACTGGAAAACGATGACATCGCCCTCGCACAAAAAATGCTGGAGCGCGAAACAGAGATCAATCAATTAGTCGAACTTTTACGAAAGAAATACATCAGGCTCATGACCAAAGGAGAAGGACGCGCCGCAGATGGGGTTCTACTGATCGACATCAGCTCAAACTTAGAACGCTCCAGTGACCGTACCCTCCACATCGCGAAATACATTATAGGAAATAAATACAACTTCAAATACGATACCTCGAACTTCCATTATGAAGTCCCCGAAGAACCAGCGGAGACGCCACTTACTAATACCAGCGAGGTATTGGATTAA
- a CDS encoding 5' nucleotidase, NT5C type, whose protein sequence is MVRIAVDMDEVIADFVSKEIRLFNEANGTTYVKNDLAGKKLRELHPEQEESIRERVKDTRYFSDLPLIDGAKEALEKLSEKHEIFITTAAMDFPTSFNAKYAWLQEHFAFIPKSHYVFCGDKSIISADYLIDDHKHHLEVFQGQGILFAAPHNYYEEYPLKMNSWDEIYEYFVETYG, encoded by the coding sequence TTGGTAAGAATCGCAGTTGATATGGATGAAGTGATCGCTGATTTTGTTTCCAAAGAGATCCGGCTGTTTAATGAAGCAAACGGGACAACGTACGTGAAGAATGATCTGGCGGGGAAGAAATTACGAGAATTGCACCCTGAGCAGGAAGAAAGCATTCGCGAACGCGTTAAGGATACCCGCTATTTTTCGGACCTTCCCTTGATTGACGGAGCGAAGGAAGCCTTAGAGAAATTGTCTGAAAAGCACGAAATTTTTATTACTACTGCGGCAATGGATTTTCCAACCTCCTTTAATGCAAAGTACGCGTGGCTGCAGGAGCATTTCGCCTTCATACCGAAAAGCCATTACGTTTTTTGCGGAGACAAGTCGATTATTTCTGCGGATTATTTGATCGATGACCATAAGCATCATTTGGAAGTTTTTCAAGGCCAAGGGATTCTTTTCGCGGCGCCCCACAACTATTATGAAGAGTACCCACTAAAAATGAATAGCTGGGATGAAATCTACGAGTATTTTGTTGAAACATATGGATAG
- the ade gene encoding adenine deaminase: MNKKTLKRLIDVAAGRLPADIVLKNARVIDVYQAEIMEGDVAIVDGRIAGIGEAYEGKETLDLQGKFVAPGFIDPHIHVESSYVTPEEFGRLLVPHGTTTVLADPHEIVNVLGLEGLTYMVEAAKETALDIRYMMPSCVPATNMENAGAVIEAEDMIPSFEENHVDGLAEFMNFPGVIHAEDSVLDKLLAAKSRGLRIDGHSPMVFAKDLNAYAAAGISNDHECSTVEELKDRIARGMYVFLREGSVTQNLRTLLKGVTENNYQRCVLSADDLQAKTMLEKGHLDNSIRICIEEGVSPIRAIQMATINAAQCCQLSDRGAVAPGLRADLVIFSDLTNPTIEATYIAGELIAENGAYLPTVNRISTEQVQSSVHINKFQPEQLALTLTSDNARAIEVIPQEALTNEAIVSVKRDENNHFVFDPSQDVTKIAVIERHHDTGNVFVGLLKEYGLKKGAIGLSIAHDSHNLIVTGTTDEDMAAAVHALKEQEGGVVLVESGKVIGSMALPIAGLMSDLSGEAVAKQEAEINHLAHHVLGVSEKVDPIMTLGFMSLAVIPNLKITDIGLVDVTKFEIVPVSVEA, encoded by the coding sequence ATGAACAAAAAGACATTGAAACGTTTGATCGACGTAGCCGCAGGGCGTTTGCCAGCAGATATTGTTTTAAAAAATGCACGCGTGATCGATGTGTACCAAGCAGAGATCATGGAAGGCGACGTTGCCATCGTGGATGGACGAATCGCTGGCATCGGGGAAGCGTATGAAGGAAAAGAAACCCTCGATCTACAGGGCAAATTTGTGGCACCAGGCTTTATTGATCCTCATATTCATGTGGAATCCTCTTATGTGACACCAGAAGAATTTGGCAGATTGCTGGTTCCCCACGGCACAACGACTGTTCTAGCTGATCCCCATGAGATCGTGAACGTTCTTGGGCTGGAGGGGCTGACCTATATGGTAGAGGCGGCGAAGGAAACCGCGCTGGACATCCGATACATGATGCCTTCTTGTGTGCCGGCGACGAACATGGAGAATGCGGGGGCAGTCATTGAAGCCGAAGATATGATCCCTTCATTTGAAGAGAATCATGTCGACGGTTTAGCGGAATTCATGAATTTTCCGGGCGTGATCCATGCAGAAGACAGCGTTTTGGACAAACTTTTAGCCGCAAAATCACGGGGCTTACGGATCGACGGGCACTCTCCAATGGTGTTCGCCAAAGACCTTAACGCCTATGCGGCAGCAGGGATTTCCAATGACCATGAATGCTCCACGGTGGAAGAGCTGAAGGACCGTATCGCGCGCGGGATGTATGTCTTTTTACGAGAAGGCTCGGTCACACAAAACTTGCGGACGCTGCTGAAAGGCGTAACAGAGAATAATTACCAACGATGCGTGTTGTCTGCGGATGACTTGCAGGCAAAAACGATGTTGGAAAAAGGCCACTTGGATAACAGTATTCGTATTTGTATCGAAGAAGGGGTCTCACCGATTCGAGCGATCCAGATGGCAACGATCAATGCCGCGCAATGCTGCCAATTGTCCGATCGCGGCGCTGTGGCGCCAGGCCTAAGAGCCGATTTAGTCATTTTTTCTGATTTGACAAACCCGACGATTGAAGCAACATATATCGCTGGAGAATTGATCGCTGAAAATGGCGCCTATTTGCCGACAGTGAACCGAATCTCGACAGAACAAGTACAATCCAGCGTGCACATCAACAAATTCCAGCCGGAGCAGCTGGCACTCACGCTCACGAGCGACAACGCACGAGCAATCGAAGTCATCCCTCAAGAAGCGCTGACCAATGAAGCCATTGTTTCGGTGAAAAGAGACGAAAACAATCACTTTGTCTTTGATCCGAGTCAGGATGTCACGAAGATCGCAGTCATTGAACGGCATCATGATACAGGAAATGTTTTTGTGGGGCTGCTGAAAGAGTACGGATTGAAAAAAGGCGCGATTGGGTTATCGATCGCCCACGATTCCCATAATTTGATCGTTACAGGAACAACGGATGAAGACATGGCTGCCGCTGTCCACGCCCTGAAGGAACAAGAAGGCGGCGTGGTGCTGGTTGAATCTGGAAAAGTGATCGGAAGCATGGCCTTGCCGATCGCGGGATTGATGAGCGATCTTTCCGGGGAAGCAGTCGCAAAACAAGAAGCAGAGATCAATCACTTGGCCCATCACGTGTTAGGTGTCTCAGAAAAAGTCGATCCGATCATGACGTTGGGCTTTATGTCATTGGCGGTCATCCCAAATCTAAAAATCACGGATATCGGGTTAGTCGATGTCACGAAATTTGAAATCGTGCCTGTATCTGTAGAAGCGTAA
- a CDS encoding homing endonuclease associated repeat-containing protein, with translation MAKSITKEELIEKLMAFVKEKGRPPRLTEFGNSSSINRHFGSYKEFILSQGLVPYRVEPKLLTREEMEQRLKSFIKSKGRTPTQQEFAHTRSIKKEYRNYLGFLKTTGYTLMHIRSQPTPTERHRTAGMMGIKITEEFLLEELAFFVKEYGQIPTAKEFGYSERQIKRYFGSYEKFLHCQGLALHKEEIAPLSKKELVNKLKTFVLIQERLPTEEEFGYLDHVERLYGSFEAFTKENEYEPSLVEKE, from the coding sequence TTGGCTAAATCAATTACAAAGGAAGAATTAATCGAAAAGCTAATGGCATTTGTTAAGGAAAAAGGGCGGCCGCCTCGCCTGACTGAATTTGGAAATTCCAGTTCGATCAATCGACATTTTGGCTCCTACAAGGAATTTATTCTCAGTCAAGGACTCGTTCCCTACCGCGTCGAACCGAAGCTGCTGACTAGAGAGGAGATGGAGCAGCGGCTAAAATCATTTATCAAATCAAAAGGACGGACCCCGACGCAACAGGAATTCGCACATACCCGATCGATCAAAAAGGAATACCGCAATTATTTAGGCTTTCTTAAAACTACCGGGTACACCTTGATGCACATCCGCTCTCAACCAACCCCAACAGAGAGACATAGAACCGCAGGGATGATGGGCATCAAGATCACCGAAGAATTTTTGCTGGAGGAGCTAGCGTTTTTCGTAAAAGAGTACGGCCAAATCCCAACAGCGAAGGAATTTGGCTATAGCGAAAGACAAATAAAAAGATATTTCGGCTCCTACGAGAAATTCCTACACTGCCAAGGTTTGGCACTGCATAAAGAAGAAATCGCCCCTCTCTCAAAAAAAGAGCTCGTAAACAAGCTAAAAACCTTCGTCCTGATCCAAGAACGATTACCGACTGAGGAAGAATTCGGCTATTTGGATCACGTGGAACGCCTGTACGGATCATTTGAAGCGTTTACCAAGGAGAATGAGTACGAGCCTTCGCTTGTAGAAAAGGAATAG
- a CDS encoding FGGY-family carbohydrate kinase, whose amino-acid sequence MEKKYIVGIDGGSQSAKIVIFDLEGNIVGEGKEATRPMILGEDVLVEHPGDDLWDALCSASNKAMDEFGVRKENIVGIGLGFIRCCRVLLKKDGSLAQPVISWMDKRTSTPYVHENPEVQYVTSTSGYITHRLTGEFKDNIGNNFGQWPVDYETWDWSKDEDVLKQYNLPEEMLFEAVKPGDQLGTVTKEASEKTGLPEGLPVFATTSDKAVEALGAGLIQDTSAVVSLGTYICSMMMGKTMPPSDAVNYWGILSSMPGRYIYEGYGIRRGMWTVSWFKDLLGEKISIRSNYQGISEEEYLNEQASNIPAGSDGLMTKLDWLANPWEPFKRGVMIGFNAHHDYRYLYRSILEGIAYTMKNNVTNMTDEMNHPIDEVIVTGGGSNSDLLMQIFADVFNLPVKRNVVNGSASVGAAINAAVGLGIYESYEEAVEKMVKVKDVFTPKPENVAVYKRLNEEVYQGLTDYTDEVLKKTYSVLHPEG is encoded by the coding sequence ATGGAAAAGAAATATATCGTTGGGATCGATGGCGGCAGCCAAAGTGCGAAGATCGTGATTTTTGATCTTGAAGGAAACATCGTGGGTGAAGGAAAAGAAGCAACGCGGCCTATGATTCTTGGAGAGGATGTTTTGGTTGAACATCCAGGCGACGATCTATGGGATGCGCTATGCAGCGCGTCAAATAAAGCAATGGATGAATTCGGTGTACGGAAGGAAAATATTGTTGGGATCGGGCTTGGGTTTATTCGCTGCTGCCGTGTCTTACTGAAAAAGGACGGAAGTCTAGCGCAGCCGGTCATTAGCTGGATGGACAAACGGACCTCGACCCCTTATGTTCATGAAAATCCAGAGGTACAATACGTCACTTCGACAAGCGGGTACATCACCCATCGTTTGACCGGCGAATTCAAGGACAATATCGGAAACAACTTTGGGCAATGGCCGGTGGATTACGAAACATGGGATTGGTCAAAAGATGAGGACGTTTTAAAGCAATACAACCTGCCAGAGGAGATGCTGTTTGAAGCGGTGAAACCTGGCGATCAGTTAGGAACGGTCACGAAAGAAGCGAGTGAAAAAACAGGTCTGCCAGAGGGCTTGCCGGTTTTTGCCACAACGAGTGACAAGGCGGTTGAAGCGTTAGGTGCCGGCTTGATCCAAGACACGAGTGCGGTGGTGTCGCTGGGAACATATATTTGCAGCATGATGATGGGCAAAACGATGCCGCCAAGTGATGCAGTGAATTACTGGGGGATCTTGTCTTCGATGCCCGGGCGTTACATCTATGAAGGATATGGGATTCGCCGCGGCATGTGGACCGTTTCATGGTTCAAGGATCTTTTAGGCGAAAAAATCAGTATTCGTTCAAACTATCAAGGCATCAGCGAAGAAGAATATTTGAACGAGCAGGCAAGTAATATTCCAGCCGGCAGTGACGGGCTGATGACGAAATTGGATTGGTTGGCGAATCCGTGGGAACCCTTCAAGCGCGGCGTGATGATCGGCTTCAATGCCCATCATGATTATCGCTACTTGTATCGTTCGATTTTAGAAGGCATTGCTTATACCATGAAAAACAATGTGACGAACATGACGGATGAAATGAACCATCCTATCGATGAAGTCATCGTGACAGGGGGCGGCTCCAACAGCGATCTTCTGATGCAGATTTTTGCGGATGTGTTCAATTTGCCAGTCAAACGAAATGTCGTAAATGGCAGTGCCAGTGTCGGTGCAGCGATCAATGCGGCCGTTGGCTTGGGAATATATGAGAGCTATGAAGAAGCCGTGGAAAAAATGGTCAAGGTAAAAGATGTCTTCACGCCGAAACCAGAAAACGTGGCGGTCTACAAACGCTTGAACGAAGAAGTGTACCAAGGATTAACGGATTACACGGACGAAGTGTTGAAGAAAACTTACAGCGTGCTGCATCCAGAAGGATAA
- a CDS encoding SDR family oxidoreductase, translating into MEIKDFKMDMFHIKGKNAIVTGGNTGLGQAFSLALAEAGANIFMPSIMPDDPEFNAVLEERGAKTAYMEADITKDGVCQEVVEKCVAEFGSVDILVNCAGICPCDDVVSYGRDKWDPTININLTAAFDMSHEAAKVMIPQKSGKIINICSMFSFLGGQWAPAYAASKHGLAGLTKAYCDELAQYNIQVNGIAPGYFKTHAAKASIEDPERSKWIVDHTPEGRWGDVADLMGATAFLASEASHFVNGHILAVDGGFLVR; encoded by the coding sequence ATGGAAATCAAAGATTTTAAAATGGACATGTTTCATATCAAAGGGAAAAACGCGATCGTCACAGGCGGAAATACTGGATTAGGCCAAGCATTCTCATTGGCGTTAGCAGAAGCAGGAGCGAACATCTTCATGCCTTCGATCATGCCGGATGATCCAGAATTCAATGCGGTGTTAGAAGAACGCGGTGCGAAAACAGCATACATGGAAGCAGACATCACGAAAGACGGCGTGTGCCAAGAAGTCGTTGAAAAATGTGTCGCTGAATTCGGCTCTGTCGATATTTTAGTAAACTGTGCGGGCATTTGCCCATGTGACGACGTCGTCAGCTACGGCCGTGACAAATGGGACCCAACCATCAACATCAATTTAACAGCTGCTTTTGACATGAGTCATGAAGCTGCGAAAGTCATGATCCCGCAAAAGAGCGGAAAAATCATCAACATCTGTTCTATGTTCTCTTTCTTAGGCGGACAATGGGCGCCTGCCTATGCCGCGTCTAAACACGGGTTGGCTGGGTTGACGAAAGCTTACTGTGACGAATTGGCACAATACAATATCCAGGTGAACGGGATCGCACCAGGCTACTTCAAAACACACGCAGCGAAAGCATCGATTGAAGATCCAGAACGCAGCAAATGGATCGTTGACCATACACCAGAAGGACGTTGGGGCGATGTGGCGGACTTGATGGGTGCCACCGCCTTCTTAGCATCTGAAGCGTCACACTTTGTGAATGGTCATATCTTAGCAGTCGACGGCGGCTTCCTCGTACGTTAA